A portion of the Lolium rigidum isolate FL_2022 chromosome 1, APGP_CSIRO_Lrig_0.1, whole genome shotgun sequence genome contains these proteins:
- the LOC124663942 gene encoding DNA (cytosine-5)-methyltransferase CMT1-like, protein MIPSEPLPPAAAAAPGPWRSTRKRRKSRAAMEAEEDAEAEAELEREMPRGKRRRGAARRRAAEVKRPVGVDKPQGVAAAAETPRVMEAGRRAIGEDNACAEEPDAADMSRATWRRRRKAAALMEADADAGHESRGKRRRGAAWTACRKRAAKDKPEEPVRVRVAEVPGTMEVGDDDMCAEEPDAEEFLTEEEEEAALEAEEQAMCGERSAGARPRAAERRAVDDGASSEDHFVGEPVPDEEARRRWPARYRTKDSGDSQAWRRRSDGEITETLARCHYRTACVDGVNFDIGDDVYLKAGPGEENYIARITEFFEGLDQGSYFAAHWFYRVADTVISLQLVEVEDHKHDHKRIFLSDHKDDNTIDSIISKVNVIYVDPNMTLEAKSKIIEESDFYYDMSYSLACSTFANMPADIGIATGSEATSDISSDDVDSSKEKPNDDLVSPPDAQIKTAALLDLYSGCGAMSTGLCLGAALSGIKLITRWAVDLNTHACSSLKHNHPFTQVRNEKAENFLSLIREWNTLCKKFDVHKSISLSSDLPRTSNENEEYGNEPLLKGTFEVERLIDICYGDPNSIGKVGLWFKVRWRTFDRSEDTWEPVGGLSDSPDCIKEFVQNGYRESILPLPVLPKYPLPTHDVVKRGLVPRAFMHCLVAYKENEYRHLEKALVLGDAISDLPKVGNHQPNDVMEYSIKPKTEFQHYIRLNRQDMKDYSHGDATPKEGQLFDHQPLQLNRDDYERGANFRDLKGVRVPSYAMTFSKGKSLKPFGRLWWDETVATVVTRAEPHNQIILHPTQHRVLTIRENARLQGFPDYYRLLGPIKQKYIQVGNAVAVPVARALGYSLGLAYQGKFHGDQPLFKLPGNFIPIDHATDGTVKTECPRAVERYPADSTLPIVELNYADAALYSEFLTGLFPSAND, encoded by the exons ATGATCCCATCCGAGCCCTTgccccccgcggcggcggcggcccccggGCCGTGGCGCTCCACGCGGAAGCGGAGGAAATCCAGAGCTGCCATGGAGGCCGAGGAGGACGCCGAGGCGGAGGCAGAGCTCGAGCGCGAGATGCCGCGCGGCAAGCGCCGGCGCGGGGCCGCCCGCAGGAGAGCGGCCGAGGTGAAACGGCCTGTGGGTGTGGACAAGCCgcagggggtggcggcggcggcagagacgCCGCGGGTGATGGAGGCGGGCCGCAGGGCGATCGGCGAGGACAATGCCTGCGCCGAGGAGCCGGACGCGGCGGACATGTCCCGCGccacctggcggcggcggcgcaaagcGGCCGCCTTGATGGAGGCCGATGCGGACGCGGGGCACGAGTCGCGCGGCAAGCGCCGGCGCGGAGCGGCGTGGACGGCCTGCAGGAAGAGAGCGGCCAAGGACAAGCCGGAGGAGCCTGTGCGGGTGCGCGTGGCGGAGGTTCCGGGGACGATGGAGGTGGGCGACGACGACATGTGCGCCGAGGAGCCTGACGCCGAAGAGTTtctgacggaggaggaggaggaggccgcgctCGAAGCAGAGGAGCAGGCCATGTGTGGAGAACGGTCCGCGGGCGCGAGGCCGAGGGCAGCGGAAAGAAGGGCGGTGGACGACGGCGCCTCATCGGAGGACCACTTCGTGGGCGAGCCGGTGCCGGACGAGGAGGCGCGGCGTCGGTGGCCGGCGAGGTACAGAACCAAG GATTCTGGAGATTCACAGGCCTGGCGCAGGCG GTCTGACGGGGAGATCACTGAAACTCTTGCCCGATGCCACTACCGAACAGCTTGTGTGGATGGCGTCAACTTTGATATCGGCGATGATGTGTATCTGAAG GCTGGTCCCGGTGAGGAAAACTACATTGCCCGGATTACAGAGTTTTTTGAAGGATTGGATCAGGGATCATATTTCGCCGCTCATTGGTTTTACCGTGTGGCAGATACG GTTATCTCACTGCAGCTGGTGGAGGTTGAAGATCATAAACATGATCATAAGCGCATTTTCCTTTCAGATCATAAGGATGATAACACGATCGACTCAATAATCTCTAAAGTTAATGTCATTTATGTTGACCCAAAT ATGACACTTGAAGCAAAATCAAAGATTATAGAGGAGTCAGATTTCTATTATGACATGTCCTATTCGCTGGCATGTTCCACCTTTGCAAATATGCCAGCAG ATATTGGTATTGCAACAGGTAGTGAAGCAACATCAGATATTTCTAGTGATGATGTTGATTCTTCTAAGGAGAAACCAAATGATGACCTTGTGTCACCACCTGATGCTCAAATCAAAACGGCAGCACTGCTGGATCTTTACTCAGGATGCGGTGCCATGTCAACCGGGCTTTGCCTAGGTGCTGCATTATCTGGCATAAAGCTGATTACA CGATGGGCTGTAGATCTGAACACTCATGCTTGCAGTAGTCTAAAGCACAACCACCCATTCACACAG GTACGAAATGAGAAGGCCGAGAATTTTCTTTCTCTCATTCGGGAGTGGAATACACTTTGCAAAAAGTTTGACGTCCATAAAAGCATTTCTTTGAGCTCTGATCTACCACGGACTTCGAATGAAAATGAAGAATATGGAAATGAACCTCTCCTGAAGGGTACATTTGAGGTAGAGAGACTTATTGATATATGCTACGGTGATCCAAATAGCATAGGAAAAGTTGGTTTGTGGTTTAAG GTGCGATGGAGAACATTTGATCGTAGTGAGGATACATGGGAGCCAGTTGGTGGCCTTAG CGATTCCCCTGACTGTATTAAAGAATTTGTTCAAAATGGATACAGGGAATCCATTTTACCCTTGCCT GTACTCCCCAAGTACCCTCTCCCCACCCATGATGTGGTTAAGCGCGGGTTAGTGCCAAGAGCATTTATG CATTGTCTGGTTGCATATAAGGAAAATGAATATAGACACTTGGAAAAAGCTCTTGTCCTTGGAGATGCAATATCTGACTTACCCAAG GTTGGGAATCATCAACCCAATGATGTGATGGAGTATTCTATTAAACCAAAAACAGAATTCCAACACTATATCCGGCTCAACCGTCAAG ACATGAAAGATTACTCACATGGAGATGCTACTCCTAAGGAAGGGCAGCTATTTGATCATCAACCACTACAATTAAATAGAGATGATTATGAACGA GGGGCCAACTTCCGTGATTTGAAAGGTGTCCGG GTTCCTAGCTATGCCATGACCTTTAGCAAGGGGAAGTCACTGAA ACCTTTTGGCCGACTGTGGTGGGATGAAACAGTTGCAACTGTTGTCACTAGAGCTGAGCCTCACAACCAA ATTATTTTGCATCCCACACAGCACCGAGTTCTGACCATCCGAGAAAATGCAAGGCTGCAAGGTTTCCCAGACTACTACAGGCTGCTTGGCCCTATAAAACAGAA ATATATTCAAGTTGGGAATGCAGTTGCCGTCCCAGTGGCTAGAGCTCTAGGGTATTCACTTGGACTGGCTTACCAGGGTAAATTCCACGGGGACCAGCCCCTCTTCAAGCTTCCTGGGAACTTTATTCCTATTGATCATGCAACA GATGGTACTGTCAAA ACAGAATGTCCACGG GCAGTTGAGCGGTACCCTGCTGATTCAACACTGCCT ATAGTTGAACTGAACTATGCTGACGCAGCTCTGTATTCTGAGTTTCTGACGGGGCTTTTTCCATCTGCAAATGACTAA